The segment TAATGATCAATAAACCGCCCGGCGCCGCGCACTGGCTTGGGACGGATTTTCTCGGCCGTGACGTGTATACCCGTCTGCTGATGGCCGGCCGCATCTCGCTGATTATCGGCCTGCTCACCATGCTGCTCTCCGTGACGCTTGGTTATCTGCTCGGCGCGGTATCAGGCTATGCGGGTGGTCTGACCGATAAGATTATTATGCGGCTGGCAGACCTGGTGATGACCATTCCCGGGCTGCCGCTGCTGATTGTGGCCGGGGCGATGCTTTCGGAACTCGATTTCTCACCGGATTCGCGTATCTATATGGTGGTGGTGATGTTAAGCCTGCTGGAGTGGCCAAAGCTGGCGCGGCTGGTGCGCGGGCAGATCCTCTCCCTGCGCGAGCGCGATTTTATGCTGGCGACGCGCATCCTTGGCCTCTCATCGCGCCGCCGTCTGTTTGGACATCTGCTGCCCAACACTGTCCCGATTCTGGTGGTCATGGCAACCATGGCGGTGGCGAATGCCATTCTTAGCGAATCCGCGCTGAGCTATCTGGGGCTTGGCGTCGTGCCGCCGATGCCTTCATGGGGCAATATGATGGATGCGGCCAACAGCCTGATCGATTTTCAGCGCCGCCCGTGGCTGTGGATGCCGCCGGGTATCGCCATTTTTATCACCGTCATCGCCATTAATGTGCTGGGCGATGGCCTGCGCGATGCGCTGGATCCGAAGATGAAAAGGAGTCTGAAGTGAGCGCGCCGCTGATCGCTTTTGACCGGTTATCCGTCTCGTTTGCCGCCGGGCAGGGCCGCGTACGGGCGGTGCAGGAGGTCTCCTTTTCGATCAATGCCGGGCAGACTCTCGGCATTGTGGGTGAGTCGGGCTGCGGTAAGAGCGTCACCGCGATGTCGCTTATGGGTCTGCTTCCGCCTCAGGCGGCGCGCATCGACGGCGGCGAGATTCGCTTCCAGGGCAGCGATCTGCTGCGGCTCAAATCTACAAAGATGGCCGATCTGCGTGGCAACGAGCTGGCGATGATTTTTCAGGAGCCGATGAGCGCCCTGAATCCGGTGCTGACGATTGGCGAACAGCTGTGCGAGCCGCTAATCCGCCACCGCGCAGCGTCGCCCAAAGCCGCCTGGCAGCAGGCGACGCGGCTGATCTCTGAGGTGGGGCTGGCGGGGGCGGAGAAGCTGATGCGCGCCTACCCACATCAGCTATCCGGCGGTATGCTCCAGCGCATAATGATCGCCATGGCGCTGAGCTGTAAGCCGAAGCTGCTGATTGCCGATGAGCCGACCACCGCGCTGGATGTGACCGTACAGGCGCAAATCCTGCAGCTGCTGCGAGACCAGGCGCGGGCACACCGGATGGCGCTGATGCTGATCACCCATGACTTAGGCGTTATCGCACAGATGGCGGAGCAGGTAGTGGTGATGTATGCCGGACGTATCGTCGAGCAGGGACCCACCGCTGAAGTACTGCGTAACCCGCTGCATCCTTATACCCGGGGACTTATCGCCTCGCGTCCGGTGCCGGGAGAACGGCGGCGGCGGCTCTACTCGATCCCCGGTCAGGTGCCGGATCTGGCCGCACTGCCGCCTTACTGCGCCTTCGTGGACCGCTGCGACCGGGCAACCGCGCGCTGTCGTCGCGGCATTCCTCCTTTGGTTGGACAGGCGCCACAGTTGGTCAGACAGGCGCCACAGTTGCTCAGACAGGCGCGACAGCCGGGCGGAGAGGTGCAGAAGTCGGTCAGACAGGTGCGACAGGCAGCCTGTTTCCACAGTGCGTTAGCGGAGCCAGTAAAATGAACGCCGAGTATGTTATTGAAGTGGAAGGGCTGAAAAAGCACTTCCCGCTGCGTGACGGGCTGTTTGGCCGGGAAACCGGGCAGCTCCGCGCGGTAGATGGTGTGAGTTTCCGTATCCGGCAGGGGACGATTTTTGGGCTGGTGGGGGAGTCAGGAAGCGGTAAAACCACGGTTGGCCGCACGCTGCTGGGGCTGTATGACAAAACGGCGGGCAGCGTGAAATATCGCGGGCAGGAGACAGAGACGCTATCGCAGGCGGAACTGCGCGCGCTGCGGCCAAAGATACAGCTGGTGTTTCAGGATCCTTACAGCTCGCTGAACCCGCGCATTCGCGTCGGCGACGCCATTGGTGAAGCGATGCTGGAGCACAAGCTCTGCAGCCGTGCGGCACTGTATGACAGGGTGATTGATGTCATGAAAGTTTGCGGCCTCGCCCCCGAACATTACGACCGTTTTCCGCATGAGTTCTCCGGCGGTCAGCGTCAGCGCATCGGCATTGCCCGTGCACTGATCCTCAATCCGGATTTTATTGTTGCCGATGAGCCCATTTCGGCGCTGGACGTTTCGATTCAGGCGCAGATTATCAATCTGTTTTCCGATCTGCGCGATGAGCGCGGTGTAACCTTTCTGTTTATCTCCCACGATCTCGGCGTGGTCGAGCATCTGTGCGATGACGTTGCGGTAATGTATCTTGGCCAGCTGGTGGAGACCGCCAGCCGTGACGCGCTGTTCAGCCAGCCGCTGCACCCCTACACGCAGGCGCTGCTGGCTGCGGTACCCACGCTGGACCCGGGCAGTGAACCAACAGCGATAGTCCAGGGCGAGATCCCCGATCCTTCACGTCCTCCCTCCGGGTGTCGCTTCTCTGCCCGCTGCCCACTGGCAACGGCTCTCTGCCGTCGGGAACCTCCCGTGCTGCGGCAGGTTGCGCGTGAGCACTTTGTCGCGTGTCATTTGGTGGAGTAGAAGGCAGGGCATCGAATGGGTGGATTAATTCTGACCTCTCCCGAGGCCGGGGAGGGAGAAGATCAGATGGCACAGCACGCCGCCGACCAGCCCCCAGAAGGCCGCGCCTATTCCCAGCATCGTCAGACCGGAGGCGGTGATCAGAAAGGTAATCACCGCCGCTTCACGCTGTTTCTCATTCGCCACGGCGCGCTGCAGGCTGCCTGCCAGGGTACCCAGCAGCGCCAGCCCGGCAAGGGTATGAATCAACGCGGGCGGCAGGGCACTAAACAGCTGCCCGATGGCCGCGCCAAATAGCCCGGCCAGCAGATAGAAGAAGCCCGCGCAGGCGGCAGCCCAGTAGCGGCGCTGCGGATCGGGATGCACATCCGGGCCCATGCAGATTGCTGCGGTAATGGCTGCGATGCAGACGGTAAAGCCGCCAAACGGGGCCAGGAGCAGGGCGGTCAGGCCGGTCCAGCTCATTAATGAAGAGACGGGAGCCGGATAGCCCGCAGCCTGGAGGGTAGCGATACCGGGCGCATTTTGCGAGGCCATGGTGACCAGGAAAAAAGGGATGCCGATACCCAGCAGCGTCGACAGGGTAAAGTGCGGCGCGATAAACTGCGGCATGGCTAAGCGAACCGGCTGAGAAGAAAAATGGATCTCGCCGCTCGCCGCCGCGATCGCTAATCCCGCCAGCAGGGTTATCACTATCGCATAGCGGGGCAGGTAGCGTCGTGACAGCAGCCAGACCAGGCACATGCTGGCGGTCAGCGTAAAGTTCAGCTTCAGCGCCCCCACGGCGTCCAGCCCAAATCGCAGCAGGATCCCCGCCAGCATGGCTGCTGAAATGGCCTGTGGGATATGACCGATCAGCCGGGCAAACAGACCGGTGACGCCGCAGAGGAAAATTAATCCGGCAGCAAACACAAACACCCCAATGGCCTGGTCGAGTGGCGTTCCCGGCAGACTGGTGACCAGCAGGGCGGCCCCCGGCGTCGACCAGGCGGTAAGGATCGGGGCGCGATACGAGAGTGAAAGCCCCAGCGACGTTACACCCATTGCCAGCCCCAGCATGGTCAGCCAGCCGCCGGTCTGGAGTTCACTGGCACCCGCCGCGCCTGCGGCCTGGAAAATAATAGCGGCGGAGCTGGTATAACCCACCAGCACGGCGACAAATCCGGCACTCATCGCCTGTATCGTCAGATGGCGAAGCGACAACTCTGGGCGCATGTTGACCTCGGATTAGCACTGGGATGAGACACAAGCTATCATTGTGCGTTATAGCGCACAAGATTAACGCACAAGATTAACGTACAAGATTAACGCACAAGATTAACGCTCATTCAGGTCATTGCGGCGCGGGTGGCTTGACCGAATAAATTTTTGACCTGCAATAAAATCATTTCCCTCAGAGCGGCGTCCCCTTTAGTCTCAGGTAAAATAAAGAGGCCGTGACAGCTTAACCGTGCGGGCGAGACCGCTTAATCGGGATGGCGAGATGCGCCAGCACCGGGAAGCCGTTATGCTTTTGCCCGATCTGGAAGAGATGTGTAAGAGTTGTGGAGGAGAAATGGACGAGGGCTACCCTGAACCCGGTCAGACGCTAAAATCCCTGCGCACAGAACGTGCATGGAGTCTCAGCGAAGCCGCGCTGCACACCGGCGTCAGTAAAGCCATGCTGGGCCAGATAGAGCGGGGTGAATCCAGCCCCACGGTGGCAACCCTGTGGAAAATTGCTACCGGCTTTAATGCGCCGTTTTCGCTGTTTATTTCAGGCATCGGGCCCTGCGCACCTCCCGCGACGGTGCTGCGCAGTGAGAAATTACCGTTGTGGCAGCAGCGCAGCGCTACCATGCAGGCTGCCTCCCTGTTTCCTTACGACAAAACCCTGGGATTAGACATGCTGACCGTTGAGCTGGCACCGGGCGGGATCAGTGAATCGGCGGCTCACGAAAGGGGGGTGATTGAGCATGTGGTGGTGACGGAAGGGGCGCTGATGCTTAACGTTGATGACCACGGGTACAGGCTGGTGGCCGGTGAGGCGCTGCGCTTTGCGGCTGACCGACCCCACCGTTATCATAATCAGACGCAGGCAAGGGTGCGCTTTTACAGCCTGATACACTATCCGCTGCGCTTAGATAGCCCGGAATAAGGGTTTAACCGGCAAAGGTGTTACGGCAGGCGTGAATATGAAGAAATAAACTCACCCCCGACTGACCTGACGCAATACTTTGTAAAATAAGTTTCCGATAATAAGCACTGGCATTCAGAGGGACGGCAGATGAACAGATTACTCGATCGCTTTTTAAATTATGTATCCTGTGACACCCAGTCAAAGAGTCACGTGCGGCAGGTTCCCAGCACGGAGGGGCAGTGGACGCTGGCGAGGGTACTGAAGGATGAGCTGGAGGCGCTGGGCCTGAGCAATGTCACCCTTAGCGAACACGGCATTGTTATGGCCACTCTGCCGTCTACCGTTTCCTGGCCCGTTCCGGCCATTGGCTTTATCGCGCATATGGACACCTCACCGGATTTCACGGCTAAGAACGTTAATCCGCAGATTGTTGAGAACTATCGCGGGGGCGACATTGCGCTGGGTAATGGCGAAGAATCCCTTTCGCCGGTGATGTTCCCCGTGCTGCACAGCCTGATCGGGCATACGTTAATCACCACCGACGGTAAAACGCTCCTCGGCGCCGACGATAAAGCCGGCGTGGCAGAGATTATGACCGCGCTGGCACGCCTGCAGGATGAGAATATTCCCCACGGTGATATCTGCGTGGCCTTTACCCCGGATGAAGAAATCGGGAAGGGCACCCGCTGTTTCGACGTGAATGCCTTTGGTGCGCGATGGGCCTATACCGTCGACGGCAGCGGTATAGGTGAATTTGAATATGAGAATTTCAACGCCGCTTCTGCCACGGTAAAAATCACCGGTAACAACGTCCATCCCGGTACGGCAAAGGGCGTGATGGTCAATGCGCTGGATTTAGCGATGCGTTTTCATGCCGCCATGCCGGAAAAAGAGGTTCCCGAGCATACCTCAGGCTATGAAGGTTTTTACCATCTCCACGGCATCAAAGGGGGCGTGGATAAAGCCGAAATGAACTACATCATCCGTGATTTCAGTCGCGACACGTTTAAGGCGCGTAAAGCGGTGATGAAGGAAATTGCGGACAGATTAACGCAAACGCTGCATCAGCCCTGTCATATTGAAGTGTCATTCGACGACAGCTATTTCAATATGCGGGAAAAGGTAGAGGCGCATCATCATATTATTGATATCGCGCTACAGGCGATACGCGATTGTGATATCGAACCCGATGTTAAGCCCATTCGCGGAGGAACCGACGGTGCAGCCCTCTCTTTTATGGGCTTACCCTGCCCGAATCTGTTTACCGGTGGCTATAACTATCATGGCAAACATGAGTTTGCCTCGCTGAATAATATGGAGAAGGCGGTAACGGTCATTACCCGTATCGCCGCGCTGACCGCAGAAAAGTATGCCGGGCAGTAGCGCCCGACCTGTTTTACGCTTCCCGTTTACCGACGGTGCTCTGTTGCGCCGTCGTTAAATCGGCTGCTTATACGCTGAGAGCGCCATTATGGCCGGGATGATAATACAACGCGACGGGTACCCATACCGCCTTTATGGCCGGGATGCTTAATACAACGCGGCGGGTACCCCAAACTGCCGTTACTCTTCTTCGCCAAAGTACCAGTAGCCGCAGTTGACCAGTGCGGAAAGCTGGGCCAGGAAAGAGGGATCGTCGAGTGCGGCTCCGAGCGCTTCAGCGCTAAGGGTATGCTGACTGGCCAGTACCTTTAGCGCCTCGCGGTGCGGCGATTCAACCTTTTCACCGTTCACAAATACCGCATGCCCAATCTGTACGACGCGCAGTCCACCCAGGCGTGAGAGAGAATCACCCTGCTGCAGCGCATCATAAATTTCATCAGGCTGATACGGCGGCTCCGGCGGGGCGACATCCAGTTCGTGGCGCGACTGGGAGATAAACTCGCCAAACCACTGATTGAACTGCTCCGGCTGATTCACCACATCCAGCATCATTTTACGGATACCATCAATCTCTTCCGGCAGGATCTCTGCCTGGTTATCACGCGCCGGGACGTCAGGATCGGTAAAGCGATAGCTGCCAAGCTCATTTGACAACACATAGTCCGCGAAACCGCTGATCAGCTCACGGCCACTGGGGGCGCGAAAGCCAACGGAGTAGTTGATGGCATTTTCGAGTGAGTAACCTTCATGCGGGAATCCTGGTGGGATATAGAGGATATCACCCGGCTCCATCTCTTCATCAATAATGGCGTCGAAAGGCTCGACCTGGAGCAGATCGGGATGCGGGCAGTGCTGTTTCATCGCCACCTTCTCGCCCACGCGCCAGCGACGGCGGCCGGTGCCCTGAATAATAAACACATCGTACTGGTCAAGATGGGGACCCACGCCGCCGCCGGGGACGGAGAACGAAATCATCAGATCGTCGATGCGCCAGTCGGGCAGAAAGCGGAACGGCCGCATCAGAGCGGCAGAAGGCTCATGCCAGTGGTCAACGGCCTGTACCAGCAGCGACCAGTTGTTTTCACCCAGATGATCGTAGCTTTCAAATGGACCGTGACCCACCTGCCATTTCCCGTCCTGGTGACTGACCAGACGGCTGTCAACGTCACTTTCCATCGCCAGGCCTGCCAGTTCATCCGGAGAAATCGGGTCGACAAAATTTTTGAAGCCGCGCTTAAGCACAACCGGGCGTTTCTGCCAGTAGCGTGCAATAAAATCGGGCCAGTTGAGGTCGAGCTGATACGCCATAATGACATTTCCTGAAAGCTGAATTTGTTCGATTATAACAGCCCCGGGCAGGGGCGGGGAAACGCATTTGCCACCGCGGGGGGAGAGCAGCAACTATTCATCATCATGCAGCACTTCCTGCCGCTTGAAGATCACTTCCATGCGCGCGCCACCCAGTTCACTGGTGGTCGCGATGATGTCTCCGGCATACTGCTCCAGTATATCCCGGGCGACCGAGAGGCCCAGCCCCTGGCCGGGACGCAGGGTATCCGCCCGCTGGCCGCGAATAAAGATCAGCGAGCGCTTGCTTTCGGGGATCCCTGGCCCGTCATCGTCGACAATCAGATGCAGCTGGTCCTCGGTTTGCATCACGCTGATTTCCACAAACTCCAGGCAATATTTGCAGGCGTTATCAAGGATATTGCCCATCACTTCCATAAAGTCATTTTGTTCGCCAACGAACGTGACCTCGGGGGAGATATCCAGCGTTAGCGACACGCCCTTGCGCTGATAAACTTTATTCAGTGCAGAGCAGAGGCTGTCCAGCAGGGCGGGAACCGAGTGCAGTTCACGCTTCAGCACGTTGTGGTCGGCCTGCATGCTGGCGCGGTGCAGGTAGTAACCAATCTGCTGGGAAATACGGCTGATTTGTTCCAGCATAATAGGTTCGGCCTGCTCAATCGTCAGGTTGCCGCGCAGCGAACGCAGCGTGGTTTGCAGCACCGCCAGCGGGGTTTTAAGACTGTGCGTCAGGTCGCTTAGCGTGGTGCGATAGCGCGTGTAGCGCTGATGCTCATTGTCCAGCAGCAGGTTCAGGTTCCTCACCAGGCTTTTGAGCTCCTGCGGCGGCAGTGGGTCAAGCGTATCCCGATTGCCGCTCTCCAGCTCCCGAACCTGACTGGCAAGCGTGCCAATAGGGCGCAGGCTCCAGTGGGCGGCCAGCCACAGCAGGGGAATAACCAGCAGCAGGTTAACCAGCAGCACATAGCTGAACCAGGACCAGACGACGTCGGAATGCTGAAGCTCCTGTGGAATCGAGTCCACCACCACGATGGTCAGTGCGGGCAGGGTCGGCGTCGCCTCATAACGGTTAACCGCCACGGAGTGGGTAAAGGTGTCGTTATTATCGTCATCATAGGCGGTCAGTTTGTTCTGCGCTTCCTGGTTATCGCCTAATGCCTGACGGCTGGTGCTGTTATCGGTATCAATTTCATAAAAGTCCGCGCGCTTCAGCCATTCACGTTTGATTTTATCGCGGATTTCAGGCACGTCGCGCAGCTGCCAGAGCAGCTTGCCCTTCTCATTGTAGATAAACACCAGAGTGGGAAAATTAAGAGAGAGGGTCTCCGGCTTAGCGATGGTCAGTTTGCCATCGTGCCACTGCGCCAGGGTGAAAAAGAGATTACTTTCACCGCGCATCACCCGATAGGTATTTTTATCGAAGCTCACCACATAGCCAAACACCGCCACCATCCCGTAGGAGAGCGAGAGGATCAGCACCACCGCTGCGGTAGCCATCAGAAAGCGCGCCCGCAGTGAGAAAGGTTTTTTAGGACGAAAGTGGGTCATCGGCTTAGAGATCGAACCGGTAGCCCTGGCCCCGGACGGTAGTTATCACGTCGGTCGGATGCTCTGCCTGCATCTTCTTACGCAATCTTCCCATCAGGACGTCGATCGTATGACTCTCACGCAGTTCGGCATCAGGATAGAGCTGGAGCATCAGCGAGTCTTTGCTGACCACCTTGCCCGCATTCCGGATCAGCGTTTCAATAATGGTATATTCAAAGGCGGTCAGCTTAATGTACCTTTCGTTAATGGTCAGTTCACGACGCGAGAGGTCGACCTGGAAAGGGGCGATGGTAATAATCTGCGACGCCAGCCCGCTGTTACGACGCATCAGCGCCTGCATGCGGGCGACCACCTCTTCAATATGGAAGGGCTTGGTCACGTAGTCATCGGCACCGGCTTCCAGCGCTTCAACCTTCGCCTGCCAGCCGTCACGCGCGGTCAGTACCAGAATCGGCTGCTTCACCTCTTCTCCCCGCCAGCGGCGAATCAGCGTCATGCCGTCTTCGTCAGGTAATCCTAAATCCACCAGCGTGATATCCGGCGTGTGTTCACTGAGGAAATAGTCCGCCTCTTTGGCATCTTCTGCTGCATCAACCTGATGACCTAACTCCCGCAGCTGGACGGCAAGATGATGACGGAGCAGAGGGTTATCTTCCACGACCAGTACGCGCATAACGGATATCCTTTATATATGATGTGAGCGGCCCCAGAGCCTTATTTTAGTCTTTGAAGAGTATAGGTGAAAGCGAATAAACAGCAGGTTAACGTGGGCCGCCCTGAGGCGGCCCGAAGAGCAGACTTATTTTAAATCATCGACCATCTGAATGGCACGGCCAAGGTAGTTGGCTGGCGTCATGGCTTTGAGGCGGGTTTTCTCCTCTTCCGGCAGCGCCAGGCTGTCGATAAAGGTTTTCATGCCTTCGGCATCAACGCGCTTGCCACGCGTCAGCTCTTTGAGTTTTTCATAAGGCTTTTCAATGGCATAACGACGCATCACGGTCTGAATGGGCTCGGCCAGCACTTCCCAGTTATGGTCCAGCTCATCCAGCAGCCGGTCACGGTTGACTTCAAGCTTGGAAATGCCTTTCAGCGTCGACTGATAGGCTATCAGCGCATAGCCGATGCCCACGCCCAGATTACGCAGAACGGTAGAGTCGGTCAGATCGCGCTGCCAGCGGGAAAGCGGCAGTTTGCTGGCCAGGTGCTGCATTACCGCATTGGCCAGCCCCAGGTTGCCTTCGGAGTTCTCGAAATCGATGGGGTTGACCTTATGCGGCATGGTGGAGGAGCCAATTTCACCCGCAATGGTTTTCTGCTTAAAGTGATTCAACGCGATATAGCCCCAGACGTCACGATCGAAATCGATCAGGATGGTATTGAATCGCGCCATGCAGTCAAAGAGTTCCGCGATGTAGTCGTGCGGTTCGATCTGCGTGGTGTAGGGGTTCCAGGTAATGCCCAGTGAGGTCACAAAGCTTTCGCTAAGCTGGTGCCAGTCCACTTCCGGATAGGCGGCAATGTGGGCGTTGTAGTTACCGACCGCGCCGTTGATTTTGCCCAGTATCTCAATGCGTTCCAGCTGGCGCAGCTGGCGCTCAAAGCGGTAAGCGACGTTGGCCATCTCTTTGCCCAGCGTTGACGGCGTGGCAGGCTGACCATGGGTACGTGAGAGCAGGGGGATATCCCGATACTCGACGGCCAGCGCCTTCACGGCGGTGATAATCTGCTGCCAGTAAGGCAGGATCACCTCGCGGCGCGCGGTTTCAAGCATCAGCGCGTGGGAGAGATTATTAATATCTTCGGAGGTACAGGCGAAGTGAATAAATTCGGATACCGCATGCAGGGCGGGCTGAGAGGCCACTTTTTCTTTCAGAAAGTATTCAACCGCTTTGACATCATGATTGGTGGTGCGCTCGATGGTTTTGATGCGTGCCGCATCATCTTCACTAAAGCTGGCAACAATTTCATCAAGGAAAGCGTTTGCGTCGGCTTCAAATGCAGGAACTTCTCCAATTTCTGCACAGGCGGCCAGCTTTTGCAGCCAGCGAACTTCAACCTCTACGCGAAATTTCAGCAGGCCGAATTCGCTGAAAATGCCGCGCAGCGGGCTGACTTTGTCGCCATAGCGGCCATCCACGGGTGAAACGGCAGTCAGAGAGGATAATTCCATCAGTGCAACTCCTGAAAAGGTTAACAAAAAATTTAGAGTGAAGACTCGTCCATTCGGGACAGCATGCGCTTTGCCTCACTGGCAAGGCGATTGCGTGAAAACATCAGCTGCAGCCTGCCGCCGCCGACCTGATGCCACAATACGGCAGCACGGATACCGGCCAGCAGCGCGGCACGTACTTTACTCTGGATCTGACTGTTTTGCAGAACAGCCGGGGAGCCGGTGACCTGAATACGCGGGCCAAGCGGGCTTATCACGTCGACGTAAATAGCCGCCATCGCACTGAGCAGCGTATCAGAGGTTAACTCGTAGTGCGCCAGCTGGCGGTCCAGCTGTGCGATACGCGAAGCCAGCTCGTCGAGTGCATTTTTATTGGCGCTCAGCTTGCGCTCAAGCACCATCAGACTCAGCAGGTAGCGGGTCAGCTCCGCGCCTGCACCCTTGCGGCTGCTGCTGTTCAGTACCGCCAGCAGCGTCTCTATACCAAAGCGCAGATTGGATTCATCATTGCCGAATACCGCCAGCGTGGAGCCCGGATTCATATCCACCACGCTTCGCAGAGACGTATCCAGTGCCTCAGCCGGACAGTTTCCCTGATGCGCCAGCTGCTGCACCAGGTGAGCCGACTGGCAGATACCTGCCAGCGCCAGCGTAATATCGTAATAATTTTTCACCAGGGTCACTCCTGTTTGTACCCGGCTGCCCGGTCAACGCGTCGGGCAGCATATTGTCGCCACAATGCCGTTATAGCAGCGGCAGGCGCGCTTCGATAATACCGCCGCCCAGGCAAATTTCATCAAGATAAAATACGGCTGACTGGCCTGGCGTCACCGCGGCGACCGGCTGGTCGAAGCGAACTTCCAGACGATCGTCACCCAGCGGGGTGACCGTACAGGCGATATCGGCCTGACGATAACGCGTTTTCACCGTGCAGCGCAGCGGCGCGCGTAACGTCTCGCGGTCAACCCAGTGCAGCTGCTGTGCGACAAGCCCCAGCGACATCAGGCGGGGATGCTCATGGCCCTGCGCAACCACCAGCAGGTTATTCGTCACGTCTTTGTCCACCACATACCAGGGATCTTCGCTGCCTTCGCGGGTGCCGCCAATCCCCAGGCCTTTACGCTGACCGAGGGTATGGTACATCAGTCCCTGATGCTCGCCGACCGTTTCGCCTTCGGTGGTGACAATGGCACCCGGCTGTGCGGGCAGATAGCGGCCGAGGAAATCGCGGAATTTACGCTCCCCGATAAAGCAGATGCCGGTAGAGTCTTTTTTCGCCGCAGTCACCAGCTCCAGCTGTTCCGCCAGACGGCGCACCTCCGGCTTGGAGAGTTCGCCTACCGGGAACAGGCTCTGCGCAATCTGCTGGTGGCTAAGCGTGTAGAGGAAGTAGCTCTGGTCTTTATTGTCGTCCAGTCCCCGCAGCAGGCGGCTTTTACCGTCAACGTCCTGACGCCGCACGTAGTGACCGGTGGCGATGTAGTCCGCACCCAAATCTTCTGCGGCATGCTCGAGGAAGGCTTTAAATTTGATCTCTTTATTGCAGAGAATGTCGGGGTTAGGGGTGCGGCCCGCCTTATACTCCTCCAGGAAGAGTTCAAAAACGTTGTCCCAGTACTCGGCGGCAAAGTTTACGGTGTGCAGCACCATGC is part of the Erwinia sp. HDF1-3R genome and harbors:
- the opp4C gene encoding oligopeptide ABC transporter permease, producing the protein MLSSLFSTGRRLRKAELPMLAQVTPSPWHQAWHALRRNPLAMLCLLLLTVMAVWCVLGPLWSPWQDDATDALMINKPPGAAHWLGTDFLGRDVYTRLLMAGRISLIIGLLTMLLSVTLGYLLGAVSGYAGGLTDKIIMRLADLVMTIPGLPLLIVAGAMLSELDFSPDSRIYMVVVMLSLLEWPKLARLVRGQILSLRERDFMLATRILGLSSRRRLFGHLLPNTVPILVVMATMAVANAILSESALSYLGLGVVPPMPSWGNMMDAANSLIDFQRRPWLWMPPGIAIFITVIAINVLGDGLRDALDPKMKRSLK
- a CDS encoding oligopeptide/dipeptide ABC transporter ATP-binding protein; the encoded protein is MNAEYVIEVEGLKKHFPLRDGLFGRETGQLRAVDGVSFRIRQGTIFGLVGESGSGKTTVGRTLLGLYDKTAGSVKYRGQETETLSQAELRALRPKIQLVFQDPYSSLNPRIRVGDAIGEAMLEHKLCSRAALYDRVIDVMKVCGLAPEHYDRFPHEFSGGQRQRIGIARALILNPDFIVADEPISALDVSIQAQIINLFSDLRDERGVTFLFISHDLGVVEHLCDDVAVMYLGQLVETASRDALFSQPLHPYTQALLAAVPTLDPGSEPTAIVQGEIPDPSRPPSGCRFSARCPLATALCRREPPVLRQVAREHFVACHLVE
- a CDS encoding benzoate/H(+) symporter BenE family transporter yields the protein MRPELSLRHLTIQAMSAGFVAVLVGYTSSAAIIFQAAGAAGASELQTGGWLTMLGLAMGVTSLGLSLSYRAPILTAWSTPGAALLVTSLPGTPLDQAIGVFVFAAGLIFLCGVTGLFARLIGHIPQAISAAMLAGILLRFGLDAVGALKLNFTLTASMCLVWLLSRRYLPRYAIVITLLAGLAIAAASGEIHFSSQPVRLAMPQFIAPHFTLSTLLGIGIPFFLVTMASQNAPGIATLQAAGYPAPVSSLMSWTGLTALLLAPFGGFTVCIAAITAAICMGPDVHPDPQRRYWAAACAGFFYLLAGLFGAAIGQLFSALPPALIHTLAGLALLGTLAGSLQRAVANEKQREAAVITFLITASGLTMLGIGAAFWGLVGGVLCHLIFSLPGLGRGQN
- a CDS encoding XRE family transcriptional regulator, which encodes MDEGYPEPGQTLKSLRTERAWSLSEAALHTGVSKAMLGQIERGESSPTVATLWKIATGFNAPFSLFISGIGPCAPPATVLRSEKLPLWQQRSATMQAASLFPYDKTLGLDMLTVELAPGGISESAAHERGVIEHVVVTEGALMLNVDDHGYRLVAGEALRFAADRPHRYHNQTQARVRFYSLIHYPLRLDSPE
- the pepT gene encoding peptidase T encodes the protein MNRLLDRFLNYVSCDTQSKSHVRQVPSTEGQWTLARVLKDELEALGLSNVTLSEHGIVMATLPSTVSWPVPAIGFIAHMDTSPDFTAKNVNPQIVENYRGGDIALGNGEESLSPVMFPVLHSLIGHTLITTDGKTLLGADDKAGVAEIMTALARLQDENIPHGDICVAFTPDEEIGKGTRCFDVNAFGARWAYTVDGSGIGEFEYENFNAASATVKITGNNVHPGTAKGVMVNALDLAMRFHAAMPEKEVPEHTSGYEGFYHLHGIKGGVDKAEMNYIIRDFSRDTFKARKAVMKEIADRLTQTLHQPCHIEVSFDDSYFNMREKVEAHHHIIDIALQAIRDCDIEPDVKPIRGGTDGAALSFMGLPCPNLFTGGYNYHGKHEFASLNNMEKAVTVITRIAALTAEKYAGQ
- a CDS encoding cupin domain-containing protein → MAYQLDLNWPDFIARYWQKRPVVLKRGFKNFVDPISPDELAGLAMESDVDSRLVSHQDGKWQVGHGPFESYDHLGENNWSLLVQAVDHWHEPSAALMRPFRFLPDWRIDDLMISFSVPGGGVGPHLDQYDVFIIQGTGRRRWRVGEKVAMKQHCPHPDLLQVEPFDAIIDEEMEPGDILYIPPGFPHEGYSLENAINYSVGFRAPSGRELISGFADYVLSNELGSYRFTDPDVPARDNQAEILPEEIDGIRKMMLDVVNQPEQFNQWFGEFISQSRHELDVAPPEPPYQPDEIYDALQQGDSLSRLGGLRVVQIGHAVFVNGEKVESPHREALKVLASQHTLSAEALGAALDDPSFLAQLSALVNCGYWYFGEEE
- the phoQ gene encoding two-component system sensor histidine kinase PhoQ, which translates into the protein MTHFRPKKPFSLRARFLMATAAVVLILSLSYGMVAVFGYVVSFDKNTYRVMRGESNLFFTLAQWHDGKLTIAKPETLSLNFPTLVFIYNEKGKLLWQLRDVPEIRDKIKREWLKRADFYEIDTDNSTSRQALGDNQEAQNKLTAYDDDNNDTFTHSVAVNRYEATPTLPALTIVVVDSIPQELQHSDVVWSWFSYVLLVNLLLVIPLLWLAAHWSLRPIGTLASQVRELESGNRDTLDPLPPQELKSLVRNLNLLLDNEHQRYTRYRTTLSDLTHSLKTPLAVLQTTLRSLRGNLTIEQAEPIMLEQISRISQQIGYYLHRASMQADHNVLKRELHSVPALLDSLCSALNKVYQRKGVSLTLDISPEVTFVGEQNDFMEVMGNILDNACKYCLEFVEISVMQTEDQLHLIVDDDGPGIPESKRSLIFIRGQRADTLRPGQGLGLSVARDILEQYAGDIIATTSELGGARMEVIFKRQEVLHDDE